In Eretmochelys imbricata isolate rEreImb1 chromosome 14, rEreImb1.hap1, whole genome shotgun sequence, a genomic segment contains:
- the ZBTB9 gene encoding zinc finger and BTB domain-containing protein 9: MEPETRSIQIEFPHYAAVLLESLNKHRLEGKFCDISIHVQGRVFQAHKSVLAASSPYFHDKLLLNDTNCIVLPTVIEPEAFENLLQLIYSGRLKLLMEALPSHLLVASGLQMWQVVDQCSEILKELEGGPCRPWSSRASESQSPSSSNYFAVKDDGEPGGSSSEGPGHGGVSSGRPAPGCPDNEVMKIRVSQEEEEEEEEEEEEHQAQICSGSMDKAVKIVLEEDEEGGGRGGSKGPSSGELDSAFHGPRDHPKIFYIKQERFDPDEATVAGLGGGVSAPGEASFLKSLAQGRALGMAEVQGLCQAEFQPSSEVSYIIPAAGTGATSSSSSIAAPGFTIKAQPLSSDEASFPQSSWKPVDLHGNEIIAHAVHGQVVHAPVKIVTAPDGKKFGCLCGKRFAVKPKRDRHIMLTFSLRPFGCSVCNKKFKLKHHLTEHMKTHDGNLYSCEDCGRKFRVQNCFLKHKELCKGQGWATACWTYK; this comes from the coding sequence ATGGAGCCCGAGACCCGCAGCATCCAGATTGAGTTCCCGCACTATGCTGCGGTGCTGCTGGAGTCGCTCAACAAGCACCGCTTGGAGGGCAAGTTCTGTGACATCTCCATCCACGTGCAGGGCCGGGTCTTCCAGGCTCACAAGAGCGTGCTGGCAGCCTCCTCTCCCTACTTCCATGACAAGCTGCTCCTCAATGACACCAACTGCATTGTGCTGCCCACTGTCATTGAGCCAGAGGCCTTTGAGAATTTGCTACAGCTCATCTACTCTGGCCGCCTCAAGCTGCTGATGGAGGCACTGCCCAGTCACCTGCTGGTGGCCAGCGggctgcagatgtggcaggtggtggaccagtgctctgagaTACTTAAAGAGCTGGAGGGGGGCCCCTGCCGGCCCTGGTCCAGCCGAGCAAGCGAGAGTCAGTCCCCCAGTAGCAGCAACTATTTTGCTGTGAAGGATGATGGGGAGCCAGGGGGCAGCAGCTCAGAGGGGCCTGGGCATGGTGGGGTGTCATCAGGCCGGCCAGCACCAGGCTGCCCTGACAATGAGGTGATGAAGATCCGGGTGtcacaggaggaagaggaggaggaggaggaggaggaggaggaacatcAGGCCCAGATCTGCAGCGGCTCAATGGACAAGGCTGTGAAGATTGTACTGGAGGAAGATGAAGAGGGTGGTGGCAGAGGAGGCTCCAAGGGGCCATCTTCAGGGGAGCTGGACAGCGCCTTCCATGGACCCCGTGACCACCCCAAGATCTTCTACATCAAGCAGGAGCGCTTTGACCCTGACGAGGCAACAGTGGCAGGACTGGGAGGTGGTGTGAGTGCTCCAGGTGAAGCCAGCTTTCTGAAGTCGCTGGCACAGGGGCGGGCATTGGGCATGGCTGAGGTTCAGGGCCTGTGCCAGGCAGAGTTCCAGCCAAGCAGTGAAGTCAGCTACATAATCCCTGCTGCGGGCACTGGtgccacctcctcctcttcctccattgCTGCCCCTGGCTTCACCATTAaggcccagcccctctcctccgATGAGGCCAGCTTCCCCCAGAGCTCCTGGAAGCCAGTGGACCTACATGGCAATGAGATCATTGCCCATGCAGTGCATGGCCAGGTGGTGCATGCACCTGTTAAAATTGTGACGGCGCCTGATGGAAAGAAGTTTGGCTGCCTGTGTGGCAAGCGCTTTGCCGTCAAGCCCAAGCGTGACCGGCACATCATGTTGACCTTCAGCTTGCGCCCCTTCGGCTGCTCCGTCTGCAACAAGAAATTCAAGCTGAAACACCACCTGACGGAGCATATGAAGACCCATGATGGGAACCTGTATTCATGCGAGGACTGTGGGCGCAAGTTCCGTGTGCAGAACTGCTTCCTCAAGCACAAGGAGCTGTGCaagggccagggctgggccacTGCTTGCTGGACCTACAAATAA